One Vigna unguiculata cultivar IT97K-499-35 chromosome 11, ASM411807v1, whole genome shotgun sequence DNA window includes the following coding sequences:
- the LOC114169738 gene encoding probable helicase DDB_G0274399 isoform X1: MVEMIMKSMNRNGLSNTQTFKALLSSASSTYQLASLGELLYQCHYNYSACGLGSDGTDRLVHLVQELQHSAESKYEGGTLYGAKITGGGSGGTVCVIGRNCLKSSEHTFKDAPNVERHDYAKTYLLGPMFGPYSFINVVGGKEQFDDEGRSYKNLAEVAVVMTILKNLHKAWLTSKHEFNIGIVNCDDRFNVVVSSVDGFQGGEKDIIMLSTVRTSSRSSLEFISSPQRTNVALTRARHCLWILGNERAITNNENVWKAIVLDAKNRKCFFNADQDEEMVKAILDSKKKAYQFDDLLDTNSVLFRSKLWKVLKIWDILRLEDIQQWAQRLDKVFRRYTDEYIRMCKKKGTNNLVNIEFPLNWPLSANIQKFENVNNDENDRDENSNDDTNEAEKTRVEQQEWLLSALKAYLTRIWELL, translated from the exons AT GGTGGAAATGATCATGAAATCTATGAATCGGAACGGGCTATCGAACACACAG ACCTTCAAAGCACTTCTATCATCTGCATCTTCAACCTATCAGCTTGCATCCTTAGGAGAACTGCTATATCAG TGCCACTACAACTACAGTGCTTGTGGACTTGGCTCTGATGGAACAGATAGGCTTGTACATTTAGTGCAAGAGTTGCAGCACAGTGCTGAATCTAAATATGAAGGTGGAACTTTATATGGAGCCAAGATAACTGGTGGTGGTTCAGGCGGAACAGTTTGTGTAATTGGTAGAAACTGTCTCAAGAGCAGTGAACACACTTTTAAG GATGCACCAAATGTGGAAAGACATGACTATGCGAAGACATACCTCCTAGGACCAATGTTTGGTCCTTATTCGTTTATAAATGTAGTTGGAGGTAAAGAACAATTTGATGATGAAGGAAGGAGCTACAAAAATTTAGCAGAGGTCGCAGTTGTCATGACAATACTGAAAAATCTACACAAGG CATGGCTGACATCAAAACATGAATTCAACATCGGTATTGTGAACTGTGATGATAGATTTAATGTCGTTGTGAGTTCTGTTGATGGTTTTCAAGGAGGGGAGAAGGATATTATCATGTTATCAACTGTAAGAACAAGTAGTAGATCATCTCTTGAGTTCATTTCCTCTCCGCAGAGGACTAATGTTGCTCTTACACGGGCTAG GCACTGCTTGTGGATTTTGGGGAATGAACGGGCGATTACAAACAATGAAAATGTTTGGAAGGCTATAGTGCTTGATGCCAAGAACCGTAAGTGCTTCTTTAACGCCGACCAAGACGAGGAAATGGTGAAAGCTATATTGGATTCCAAGAAAAAGGCATATCAGTTTGATGATTTGCTTGATACAAATAGTGTCCTGTTTAGGAGCAAATTATGGAAG GTTTTGAAGATATGGGACATACTACGTTTAGAAGATATCCAACAGTGGGCCCAACGCCTGGACAAAGTGTTTAGAAGATACACTGATGAATATATTAGGATGTGCAaaaagaaaggaacaaataaTCTTGT GAACATAGAATTTCCATTGAATTGGCCACTTTCAGCCAATATCCAAAAGTTTGAGAATGTtaataatgatgaaaatgatcGAGATGAAAATAGCAATGATGATACAAATGAAGCCGAAAAAACAAGGGTTGAGCAGCAAGAGT GGTTGTTGTCGGCTTTAAAAGCATATTTGACAAGGATCTGGGAGCTCTTGTAg
- the LOC114169738 gene encoding probable helicase DDB_G0274399 isoform X2: protein MHVKSLLLMQPHIFLTFKALLSSASSTYQLASLGELLYQCHYNYSACGLGSDGTDRLVHLVQELQHSAESKYEGGTLYGAKITGGGSGGTVCVIGRNCLKSSEHTFKDAPNVERHDYAKTYLLGPMFGPYSFINVVGGKEQFDDEGRSYKNLAEVAVVMTILKNLHKAWLTSKHEFNIGIVNCDDRFNVVVSSVDGFQGGEKDIIMLSTVRTSSRSSLEFISSPQRTNVALTRARHCLWILGNERAITNNENVWKAIVLDAKNRKCFFNADQDEEMVKAILDSKKKAYQFDDLLDTNSVLFRSKLWKVLKIWDILRLEDIQQWAQRLDKVFRRYTDEYIRMCKKKGTNNLVNIEFPLNWPLSANIQKFENVNNDENDRDENSNDDTNEAEKTRVEQQEWLLSALKAYLTRIWELL from the exons ATGCACGTCAAAAGCCTACTATTAATGCAGCCACATATTTTTTTG ACCTTCAAAGCACTTCTATCATCTGCATCTTCAACCTATCAGCTTGCATCCTTAGGAGAACTGCTATATCAG TGCCACTACAACTACAGTGCTTGTGGACTTGGCTCTGATGGAACAGATAGGCTTGTACATTTAGTGCAAGAGTTGCAGCACAGTGCTGAATCTAAATATGAAGGTGGAACTTTATATGGAGCCAAGATAACTGGTGGTGGTTCAGGCGGAACAGTTTGTGTAATTGGTAGAAACTGTCTCAAGAGCAGTGAACACACTTTTAAG GATGCACCAAATGTGGAAAGACATGACTATGCGAAGACATACCTCCTAGGACCAATGTTTGGTCCTTATTCGTTTATAAATGTAGTTGGAGGTAAAGAACAATTTGATGATGAAGGAAGGAGCTACAAAAATTTAGCAGAGGTCGCAGTTGTCATGACAATACTGAAAAATCTACACAAGG CATGGCTGACATCAAAACATGAATTCAACATCGGTATTGTGAACTGTGATGATAGATTTAATGTCGTTGTGAGTTCTGTTGATGGTTTTCAAGGAGGGGAGAAGGATATTATCATGTTATCAACTGTAAGAACAAGTAGTAGATCATCTCTTGAGTTCATTTCCTCTCCGCAGAGGACTAATGTTGCTCTTACACGGGCTAG GCACTGCTTGTGGATTTTGGGGAATGAACGGGCGATTACAAACAATGAAAATGTTTGGAAGGCTATAGTGCTTGATGCCAAGAACCGTAAGTGCTTCTTTAACGCCGACCAAGACGAGGAAATGGTGAAAGCTATATTGGATTCCAAGAAAAAGGCATATCAGTTTGATGATTTGCTTGATACAAATAGTGTCCTGTTTAGGAGCAAATTATGGAAG GTTTTGAAGATATGGGACATACTACGTTTAGAAGATATCCAACAGTGGGCCCAACGCCTGGACAAAGTGTTTAGAAGATACACTGATGAATATATTAGGATGTGCAaaaagaaaggaacaaataaTCTTGT GAACATAGAATTTCCATTGAATTGGCCACTTTCAGCCAATATCCAAAAGTTTGAGAATGTtaataatgatgaaaatgatcGAGATGAAAATAGCAATGATGATACAAATGAAGCCGAAAAAACAAGGGTTGAGCAGCAAGAGT GGTTGTTGTCGGCTTTAAAAGCATATTTGACAAGGATCTGGGAGCTCTTGTAg